In one Heterodontus francisci isolate sHetFra1 chromosome 16, sHetFra1.hap1, whole genome shotgun sequence genomic region, the following are encoded:
- the oprl1 gene encoding nociceptin receptor isoform X2, with product MKTATNIYIFNLALADALELITLPFQATDTLLGFWPFGNILCKLAISIDYYNMFTSIFTLTVMSVDRYIAVCHPVKALDIRTPFNAKVVNVCIWVLASVIGIPAMIMGSADMENNEIECLLVHPQPHSYWKPTIEIAVFLFSFVIPVAIITVCYTLMLRRLRSVRVLSGSKEKDRNLRRITRMVLVVVAVFVICWTPIHILVLVQAVCNHEIMAIMPSWYFCVALGYANSSLNPVLYAFLDENFKRCFKEFCFPSTFKKELKVSNGMRSITKGVAYSCKNTDGSENVA from the exons ATGAAGACAGCAACAAACATCTATATTTTCAATCTAGCACTTGCAGATGCATTAGAATTAATCACGTTACCTTTCCAAGCAACTGATACTCTCCTGGGATTCTGGCCTTTTGGAAATATACTCTGTAAATTAGCGATATCAATTGACTATTACAACATGTTCACCAGCATCTTTACTCTGACAGTGATGAGCGTTGATCGGTACATAGCCGTCTGTCACCCTGTTAAAGCATTAGATATAAGAACCCCTTTCAATGCAAAGGTTGTCAATGTGTGCATCTGGGTACTTGCTTCTGTGATTGGAATACCAGCAATGATTATGGGATCGGCTGACATGGAAAACAATG AAATTGAATGCCTTTTGGTTCATCCTCAGCCCCACAGTTACTGGAAGCCCACAATTGAAATAGCTGTGTTTCTTTTTTCCTTCGTTATTCCGGTTGCTATCATAACAGTTTGCTACACATTAATGCTTAGGCGGTTGAGAAGTGTGCGTGTGCTTTCTGGATCAAAAGAGAAGGACAGGAACTTGCGTAGAATCACAAGAATGGTCTTAGTGGTTGTTGCAGTCTTCGTCATCTGTTGGACCCCAATCCATATTCTAGTCTTAGTGCAAGCTGTCTGTAATCATGAAATTATGGCAATTATGCCAAGCTGGTATTTTTGTGTTGCTCTTGGATATGCCAATAGCAGCCTCAACCCTGTTCTTTATGCCTTTCTGGATGAAAACTTTAAAAGGTGCTTTAAAGAGTTTTgctttccctccacttttaaaaAAGAACTTAAGGTGTCAAACGGGATGAGAAGTATCACAAAAGGTGTTGCTTACTCATGTAAGAATACAGATGGCAGTGAAAATGTTGCATGA